Proteins co-encoded in one Lacerta agilis isolate rLacAgi1 chromosome 6, rLacAgi1.pri, whole genome shotgun sequence genomic window:
- the AKNAD1 gene encoding protein AKNAD1, whose product MLYPEDNTDDEQEDLPYDGDLQNTYQHKCDSRNLENSTCVEDGSQHVFTLTPSHMSCHLEKKSDCKTQVPETKINLATLQMGNDMESPKATEKELLAWDVNSLGRNQHLSNPNISDVLLRHFPQEELSSLCQLIDSETLPEISFTESFDETILNKTKISETTRISLPKEEGKNFECCNSEREVKFESVGKNWGLTEVKEFVMDESVNPTYDRKDCKEDNLQLVIEKEHAINEDFHYFSTPKEVYQEHKYFLETTSHNLKNDQRQVHHRLPDFSKVAPKVKIPKGKNSNSCPVPKKTTHTPNLLGKSEVVKDVLEAMNSLDSVATKNEEKGISTPELDQQLELLTKQAEAQNHIDHLRFNTSPGITTEMSTVLPITVPVKPMVGFSQSPFSELQSQRMISPLPSADAARQSSGNQPLLQNITEEEKLSQMLMEQSEELKSKVETFSNCLTQNVFPVEERHQLLRLLKEQLDKLEWNYLATKEKHCTFRHQNPMYSSMSIGEFDPNRKVEGEIFKLGMLLEDIKEKIDKTACSPRSSAFVTSPSFTPCESASPYSSSSESAALSNISESPQKTASGMNIAKNKKYGDNRSPPMEMIPQRMYQQSNKGSQRHPFHQNQLEMQTKHSCEDIVNPLEKSELPANKQSTHQHCSFSPIKKAGGLQSHKPLIGRGNQNDYSDQENTDGNLSYWEMRSPPPANPYNTSNQESNVTILKERGSLSYPSDHRFLDELRNPAKDHIIIHPRLKIELSRRQVCPCSSSRNKKMEHRKTIKEKPDCERYSIFLEGKTMDLDLSGSDTEDTSFSHLLDSSSSEVCLEKSIKSHGSWTMGLQEQNEASSQKQSINLQRIYTKKQPEEFIERLCDRQNLHIPQTRYSRMHDTIILSPQYLTSRNIHGRSVCNLRNRHIKETHSKILSSTLDDVIQTANNLKKTTEHMVQVVSEDLAKAKIQTLSSIAASQY is encoded by the exons ATGCTTTACCCTGAAGACAATACCGATGATGAGCAAGAAGATCTGCCTTATGATGGAGATCTACAAAATACATATCAACACAAGTGTGATTCACGAAACCTAGAAAACTCCACTTGTGTAGAAGATGGATCTCAGCATGTTTTCACCTTGACACCTTCTCACATGAGCTGtcatttagaaaaaaaatcagaCTGCAAAACACAAGTGCCTGAAACAAAAATTAATCTGGCAACATTGCAAATGGGAAATGACATGGAATCTCCCAAGGCAACAGAGAAGGAGTTACTAGCTTGGGATGTTAACAGTTTAGGAAGAAATCAACATCTGTCCAACCCAAACATTTCAGATGTCCTTTTACGCCATTTCCCCCAAGAGGAATTATCAAGTTTGTGCCAACTGATTGATTCTGAGACTCTCCCAGAGATATCATTTACTGAAAGTTTTGATGAAACTATCCTAAATAAAACTAAGATTTCAGAAACTACAAGAATATCTTTaccaaaggaagaaggaaaaaatttTGAATGCTGTAATTCAGAAAGAGAAGTAAAATTTGAATCAGTTGGCAAAAATTGGGGTTTGACTGAAGTTAAGGAGTTTGTAATGGATGAAAGTGTGAATCCCACTTATGACAGAAAAGATTGTAAAGAAGATAATCTTCAACTCGTAATTGAGAAAGAACATGCAATTAATGAAGACTTCCATTATTTCTCTACCCCTAAAGAAGTGTACCAAGAGCACAAATATTTTCTGGAAACAACTTCGCATAATCTCAAAAATGATCAACGTCAGGTTCATCATCGGCTTCCTGATTTTTCTAAGGTTGCTCCAAAGGTCAAAATACCTAAAGGAAAAAATAGCAACTCATGCCCTGTACCTAAAAagaccacacacaccccaaatttgcTTGGCAAATCAGAAGTTGTGAAAGATGTTTTAGAGGCAATGAATTCTTTGGACTCTGTTGCAACCAAGAATGAAGAAAAGGGAATTAGCACACCTGAACTAGACCAACAACTAGAG CTACTGACAAAACAAGCTGAGGCTCAGAATCATATTGATCACCTAAGATTTAATACAAG TCCTGGAATAACTACAGAAATGTCTACAGTTCTACCTATAACAGTCCCTGTGAAGCCCATGGTTGGTTTCTCCCAGTCACCATTCTCAG AACTGCAGTCACAAAGAATGATCTCACCATTACCCTCAGCTGATGCAGCAAGACAATCATCTGGGAATCAACCTCTGTTGCAAAACATTACCGAAGAAGAAAAGCTTTCTCAGATGTTAATGGAACAGTCAGAAGAGCTAAAATCCAAA GTGGAAACATTTTCTAACTGTCTTACACAGAATGTATTCCCAGTGGAAGAACGCCATCAG CTTTTAAGGCTTTTAAAGGAGCAACTAGACAAGCTGGAATGGAATTATTTAGCCACGAAGGAGAAACATTGTACATTTCGGCACCAAAATCCCATGTACTCATCAATGAGCATCGGAGAGTTTGATCCTAACAG AAAAGTAGAGGGGGAAATATTTAAGCTTGGGATGCTGCTTGAAGATATCAAAGAGAAAATTGATAAGACTGCCTGCAGCCCACGTTCCTCTGCTTTTGTAACATCACCATCATTCACACCCTGTGAATCTGCTTCTCCCTATTCAAGTAGTTCTGAG AGTGCAGCGCTTTCAAACATTAGTGAGTCCCCACAAAAGACTGCTTCTGGCATGAATATTGCTAAGAATAAAAAGTATGGAGACAATAGAAGTCCGCCTATGGAGATGATTCCACAGAGAATGTATCAACAATCTAACAAAGGTAGCCAACGTCATCCCTTTCATCAGAA CCAGCTAGAGATGCAAACTAAACATTCTTGTGAAGATATAGTGAATCCTCTGGAAAAATCAGAACTCCCAGCAAATAAGCAATCTACTCAT CAGCACTGCTCCTTTTCACCCATTAAAAAGGCTGGAGGGCTACAATCCCACAAACCACTTATAGGCAGAGGAAATCAAAATGATTACAGTGATCAAGAAAATACAGATGG TAATTTAAGCTATTGGGAAATGAGATCTCCACCCCCAGCCAATCCATACAATACCAGCAACCAAGAATCCAACGTGACTATATTGAAAGAACGAG GAAGTTTATCTTATCCTTCAGATCACAGGTTTCTTGATGAGTTAAGGAATCCTGCAAAGGATCATATTATTATACATCCTAGACTGAAAATAGAGTTATCAAGGAGACAAGTTTGTCCCTGTTCTTCTAGCAG aaataaaaaaatggagcacaggaaaacaataaaagaaaagccAGACTGTGAAAGGTACTCTATCTTCTTAGAAGGAAAAACGATGGATTTAGATTTATCAG GTAGTGACACCGAAGACACTTCGTTCTCACACCTTCTAGACAGTTCAAGCAGTGAAGTATGTCTGGAAAAGAGTATTAAAAGTCATGGATCATGGACAATGGGTCTACAAGAACAAAATGAAG ctaGTTCGCAGAAGCAAAGCATCAACCTTCAAAGGATATATACAAAGAAACAACCAGAAGAGTTTATAGAAAGGCTATGTGACAG ACAAAATCTACATATTCCCCAAACTCGCTACTCAAGGATGCATGATACTATTATCCTTTCACCACAATACCTCACTAGTAGGAATATTCATGGAAGGTCAGTATGCAATCTGAGAAACAGGCACATCAAGGAGACACATTCAAAG ATATTAAGCTCCACTTTGGATGATGTTATACAGACTGCAAACAATTTGAAGAAAACTACAGAACACATGGTACAAGTTGTTTCAGAAGATTTAGCCAAGGCCAAAATTCAGACACTTTCCAGTATTGCAGCTAGCCAATACTAA